The Sesamum indicum cultivar Zhongzhi No. 13 linkage group LG6, S_indicum_v1.0, whole genome shotgun sequence genome has a segment encoding these proteins:
- the LOC105164461 gene encoding probable F-box protein At2g36090, with protein MELGPDHFRSLNQDLLVEIMSRLDGSTLAATASTCTALRDAAGDERLWQKLCNETWPSTSNGQLQFQIASSKIGSFKSLYTDAFPLVLYEVTRRAPKRIPTGTIQDTTSSPWDFISLIDIYYKGRCIFSKVVDGMIESMYRTCNNDFSRFLCYPFKLDLLDFYYPVGASHEFQDFGSTGNNLTKLPMAAFTGYEGREDLCNMIVGDLQLSWILYDKRKGRAVNISSWKPRSIYRNNPPEEGYVICFGSIIPIEDSRLPHTLAEFIITVKCKLMIKQGCIRWREISLVINNSSGSHLNGEQSMAVMKQALICPRSINHYMVELGYQQFCKQKIEMKLRQQQEESLANIACAATAIAALLGICYACATLL; from the coding sequence ATGGAGTTAGGCCCCGATCACTTCAGGTCTCTGAATCAGGATCTTCTAGTGGAGATCATGTCGAGACTTGACGGATCCACCCTTGCAGCCACCGCCTCCACTTGTACTGCCCTCCGGGATGCAGCTGGAGATGAAAGACTCTGGCAAAAGTTGTGCAATGAAACCTGGCCCTCAACATCAAATGGACAACTCCAATTCCAGATAGCATCTTCCAAGATCGGAAGTTTCAAGAGTTTGTACACTGACGCCTTTCCGTTGGTCTTGTACGAGGTGACGAGACGGGCTCCAAAACGTATCCCCACAGGCACCATACAGGACACCACTTCATCCCCTTGGgatttcatttcattaattGACATATATTACAAGGGACGCTGCATTTTCTCCAAAGTTGTGGATGGCATGATTGAAAGCATGTACAGAACGTGCAACAATGATTTCAGTAGGTTTTTGTGTTATCCCTTTAAACTAGATTTGCTGGACTTCTACTATCCTGTAGGAGCAAGTCatgaatttcaagattttggCAGCACGGGAAACAACTTAACAAAATTACCTATGGCTGCCTTCACGGGTTATGAAGGAAGAGAAGACCTTTGCAATATGATTGTTGGAGACTTGCAACTAAGTTGGATTCTGTATGACAAGAGAAAAGGCAGGGCCGTCAACATCTCAAGCTGGAAACCTCGATCAATTTACAGGAATAACCCCCCAGAAGAAGGCTATGTAATCTGTTTTGGGTCTATCATACCCATAGAAGACAGTAGACTCCCTCACACTTTGGCTGAGTTCATCATAACGGTAAAATGCAAATTGATGATCAAACAAGGATGCATAAGATGGAGGGAAATAAGCTTGGTCATAAACAACAGTTCCGGATCACACCTTAACGGGGAGCAAAGTATGGCAGTCATGAAGCAAGCTCTCATTTGCCCCCGTAGTATAAATCACTACATGGTGGAATTGGGTTACCAACAGTTCTGCAAgcagaaaatagaaatgaaattgaGACAGCAGCAAGAGGAGTCATTAGCTAACATAGCCTGTGCTGCAACGGCCATTGCAGCACTTCTTGGCATTTGCTATGCCTGTGCCACACTGTTGTAG
- the LOC105164401 gene encoding soluble inorganic pyrophosphatase 1-like: MSDGNGTEGAAGRAPKLNERILSSLSRRSVAAHPWHDLEIGPGAPQIINVVIEISKGSKVKYELDKKTGLIKVDRVLYSSVVYPHNYGFIPRSLCEDNDPMDVLVIMQEPVVPGCFLRARAIGLMPMIDQGEKDDKIIAVCADDPEYRHFTDISQLPPHRLTEIRRFFEDYKKNENKEVAVDEFLPSDTALTAIQHSMDLYAEYILHTLRK; the protein is encoded by the exons ATGAGTGACGGGAATGGAACGGAAGGGGCGGCGGGCCGGGCTCCCAAACTAAACGAGAGGATCCTCTCCTCCCTCTCCAGGAGATCGGTAGCTGCTCATCCCTGGCATGATCTCGAGATCG GACCTGGGGCACCCCAAATTATCAATGTT GTAATTGAGATATCCAAAGGAAGTAAAGTGAAATATGAACTCGACAAGAAAACTGGTCTCATCAAG GTTGATCGCGTATTGTACTCCTCCGTCGTCTATCCTCACAATTACGGCTTCATTCCTCGTTCGCTATGTGAAGATAATGATCCAATGGATGTTCTAGTCATTATGCAG GAACCTGTCGTCCCTGGATGTTTTCTAAGAGCCAGGGCTATAGGCCTGATGCCCATGATTGATCAG GGAGAGAAAGACGACAAGATCATAGCCGTGTGTGCTGATGATCCCGAGTACCGCCACTTCACTGATATCAGTCAACTACCACCCCATCGTCTCACTGAAATCCGCCGTTTCTTTGAAGACT ACAAGAAGAACGAGAACAAAGAGGTAGCCGTGGATGAGTTTCTGCCTTCAGATACTGCTCTCACTGCCATCCAGCACTCCAT GGACCTTTATGCTGAGTACATCCTCCACACTTTGAGGAAGTGA